From the Anaeromyxobacter dehalogenans 2CP-1 genome, the window GGTCTCGAACTCGCCCAGGCGCGAGAGATCCACGAGCCGCTCGACGGTGCGGCCCGGGATGGCGAGCGCGAACACCCGCCGCTCGTTCGCACCGAGCGAGGCGAACTCGCCGCGGCGCTCGGTGGGCTCCTCTCCGAGCGCGTCGAACGCGTCGTCCACGTCGTCGCCGCCGCGCCTCGGCGCGGCGGGCGCGTCCGGGTCGAGCGCCCGGCGGCGCTCGAACGTCATGGCCGTGGACGGGATCCGCTTGCGGATCATCGGCCACTCGTCCACCCGGCGGAACCCCTCCATCAGCACCGACTCGGCGCGCAGCGGCGAGACGGTCTCGCGATCCCACTCCACCTCGCCCGGCTCGAACGCGTAGGTGCCGCTCTTCCAGCGGAACAGCTGGTAGACGGTCTCGGTGGTCTGCAGCGCCGTCATCTCGCGCAGGTCCTGCTGCGAGACGAAGCCCAGCTCCACCAGGATGTCTCCCAGGCGTCGCAGCGTGCGCTTCTGGACCTCCAGGCCCTGCTCCAGCTCCTCCTTGGAGATGACCTCGGCGCGCACCAGCATGTTGCCGAGCCGCTCGCGCGCCTTGCGCCCGGCCGACTCGGCCCGGACCACGTTCCCGTCGGCGAGCGCGATGTGGATCTCGTCGTCGCGGGACTCGAGGTGGAGCACGCCGCTCTTGGCCTGCTGGCCGATGAGCTGGAGGATCTCGGCGATCCCGAAGTCCTTGAGCGTGCCGGTGAGCGCCATCGGTCAGCTCCGGGTCCGGCGGAACGCGTCGCGCACCGCGAGCGTCCAGGCGATCACGCCCAGGGGAACGGCGACGGCGAGCTTGCCCGCGAGCACGTAGGGCGAGGGGTACGGGGGCGGCATGACCCCGCGCCAGAGCCCGATCACGAACACCGGGAACAGCACCGCCGCGAGCAGGAGCGCGCCCCGCACCGGCGCGCCGGCGACGACCTGCGCCGCGCCGGCGCCGGCCACCGAGAGCGCGCGGGTGACGAACCGCGCCAGCCGCTCGTGGCGCCGGACCTGCGCCTCCTTCCGCAGCCGGTCGCGCGCGTCCACCACGCCCTTGCGCGCGAACACGTTCACGCACTGGCCGCACTCCTCGCCGTCGCCGCCGTCGCAGCGGCGGCAGGCCGGCCGCCCGCAGCGGGCGCAGGCGCGCGACGGCCCCAGGCGGCGGAGCAGCAGCGCGAGCGCCCAGAGCGCCGCGAGGAAGCCCGCGCCGCCCCAGGGCCAGGCCGCCGCCGGCAGCGCGCCCATCAGCCGCGCGCGCACCCAGCGCCGCACCGCCTCGGGCGTCCCGTCGCTGGTGGCGAGCGCCGCGATGCGCGCCGGCGGGACCGGGACGTCCACCAGGTAGTGGTTGGCGGTGAACTCGTCGTCGGAGCCGTGGCGGCGCAGGTACTCGCCGGCCTCGTGCTCGGCCTTGTCGCGGGCGGCCGCGCTCTTGTCCATCTCGGAGGTGCGCAGGTAGAGCTTGGAGAGGCCGTAGTGCGCCGCGCCGAGCACCACCAGGTCGCCGCCGGCCTGATCCTGCGCCGCGAGGTAGGCGGCCTTGGCGCCGTCCAGGTCGCCTTGCAGGAACAGCACGTTCCCCACGTTCACCGAGAGCTCCGGCGCGCGCGGGTCGGCCGCGGCCGCCTCGCGGTACAGCCGCAGCGCCCGGTCGAGATCGCCGCGCCGCTTGGCGTGCCGGCCCAGCGCCGCCAGCACCGGCCCGGGCGCGGGCGACTCCGGGGCCCACGCCTCCAGCTGCGCGGCCTCGGCGTCGCTCACCGCGCCGTGCTCGAGCTCGTACACGCGCTCGGCCACGCTCCCGGTCCAGGCGGTGAGCCGCGCCACCTCGCCGGCGGCCCACGGCATGGCGAGCACCGCGCCGAGCGCGGCGGTCACCACCAGCCGCTCGCGGTTCGCGAGGTACGGCCAGGCCACCAGCGCCGCGGCCGCGAGCACCGCCGCGGCGCCCAGCCCGAACGCCGCGGGCATGGCGATCAGCACCAGCGCCAGGAACCCGGTCTGCACCGGCGCGGAGCCGCGCAGGAGCGGCAGGTGGTGGAAGTCGTGCAGGAAGAGGCGGAGCGACCGGGCGAGCAGCACCAGCACCACCGCGGCCGCGGCGGCGAGCACCGCCGCGAACGCCGCGGCGAACAGGTCCCCCTCGAACGCGCGCGCGGTGTGCGGCTCGCGGGCGGCGGCCGCGAGCGCGTCGCCGAGCGCCGCCAGCACCGGGCCGGGCCGCCCCGGCTCGCGCGCGAACAGCGCCCGGGCGCGGGCGAGGTGGCCGTCGGGCAGGTCCGGCGCGAGCGCGCTGGCGGCCTCGGCGCGCGCGAGCGCCTCGGCGGGCAGGTTCGCGGCGAGCGCGCGCCGCGACTCGCGCACCTCGGCGACGGCCATGGGGACCAGGTTCTCGATCGCGAGGTCGCGCTGGGCGGCGAGCAGCGCCCGCTGCGCGGCGTCGGCCCGCGCCGGGTCGGCCTCGCGGAGCGCGCCGCGCCGGTCGGACCAGGCCGCGAGCAGGCCGTCCCAGGTGGCGCGGACCGGCGCGATGGGCCGCGCCAGCGCGGGCGATGCGGGAGCCGATGCGGAGGCCGACGCGGACGCCGGCGCGGGGGCGGGCACGGTGGAGGGGGCGGCGGCGACGGGCTCGCCGCCGGGAGGCGCGGCGGCGGGCGAGGGCGCGGCCTGGCGCGCGGCAGGGGCGGCCTCGCGCACGGAGGCGGCGGACGTGGGTGCAGGTGCGGGCGCCGGCGCGGCGGGCGCCTGCGCGGGCGGCGCCGGCTCGGGCGCGGCGTCGTCGCCGTCCTCCACCATCCGCGGCGCCGCCACCTGCGCGCGTGGGCACGCCGGCGCGGCCGCGGCCAGCGCGGCCAGCACGGCGAACAGGGTCGGGAGGGCGGTACCGCGGGTGGACACGCGAGAACGGGATGCTAGCACGCCCGGTCCCGCGCTAAGAAGACGAACCATGTCGCGCGCCGCCGAGGCCATCGATCGCCTGCTCTCCATCATGGAGCGCCTGCGCGGCCCGGGGGGCTGCCCCTGGGACCGCGAGCAGACGCTCCACACGCTGCGCCCGTACGTGCTGGAGGAGACGTACGAGGTCCTCGAGGCCATCGACGCGGGCGACGTCCGCGAGCACCGCGAGGAGCTGGGCGACCTGCTGCTGCAGGTCGTCTTCCAGGCGCAGCTCCGTCGCGAGGAGGGCGCGTTCGAGTTCGCGGACGTGGCGGACGCCATCTCGGACAAGCTCGTCTCGCGCCACCCGCACGTGTTCGGCGACGCGCAGGTGAAGGACGCCGAGGGCGTGCTGCGGCAGTGGGCGGCGCTGAAGCGCGAGGAGAAGAAGGCGAAGGGCGCCGGCCACAGCGTGCTGGAGGGCGTGCCGCGCGAGATGCCGGCGCTGGCGCGGGCCGACCGGCTCACCGAGAAGGCGAGCCGCATCGGGTTCGACTGGCCCGACGCGGGCGGCGCGCGCGAGAAGGTGCGCGAGGAGCTCGCCGAGCTGGACCAGGCGGTGGCGGGCGGCGACCGCGCGGCCGTCGAGCACGAGCTGGGCGACGCGCTGTTCGCGCTCGCGAACTACGCCCGCAAGCTCGGCGTCCCGCCGGAGGAGGCGCTCCGCGGGAGCCTGGGCCGATTCGTCGCACGCTTCGAGCACGTCGAGCGCGAGCTGGAGCGCCGCGGCGTGCCCCACGGCAGCGCCACGCTGGCGGAGATGGACGCGCTCTGGGACGAGGCGAAGGAGCTCGAGCGTCAAGCGAAATCGCCCGGCACCGCCCCTTCGGCTGGTTCTCAACGGGGTTTGGGGAAAGATGGTGGATAAGTCGGTGGGCGGGGCGCCTCGACGCAGGGAATTCACCCCATCGGCACGTGGCGCCGCGTTCCGCAGCACCAGAAATCTCGTGTGATTTCAGCGTGCTCACCTTCCCCTTCCCCCGAGATGTCCACACCGCGGCCGGCGCCCCTCCGCACTCCACGTCTCCCCGCCCCCGCCGGTGGATAACTCCGGGACCCACCCCGGATTCGGAGCCGCGCGCCGCGCGGCCGTCCGCGGCACGGGGCGCGCGAACCCTTGAGCCAGAAGGCCCTCCGGGGGGCATACACGGCAGGGCCGCTCCGCTCTAGGGCACGCCGAGCACGTGGCTCGCGCGACCGCACGCCGTGGGCGCGAGCGAGGCACCGCGCGCGAGGGCACGCGGGACCCCAGGACCGCACCGGGCTCATAACCCCTTGACGCGGCTCGCGTTGGGCGATAGAAGCGCGCCCTCTTATTCAACCCGACGGAGAAGTCACTTGGCGAACACCGCATCGGCCGAGAAGCGCAACCGCCAGGCGCAGAAGCGCCGGGCCCGCAACGTCCAGGTTCGCACCGGCGTGAAGTCCGCAGTGAAGAAGCTGCGGGAGGCGATCGCGAAGGGCGATCCGGCCGCCACGCAGGTCGCGCTGAAGTCTGCCGAGAAGACCATCGGCAAGGCCGCCTCGAAGGGCGTGCTGCACAAGAACGCCGCCTCGCGGAAGATCTCCCGCCTGGCGAAGGCCGCGGCGAAGCCGGCCGCCGCCGCGAAGTAGGCTCCCTCCCCGCCCCGGTCGTCAGCGCCCCGCCGCGCCCTGCGCGGCCGGGGCGCGCTCGTCCCGGTCCTCGAACCCCTCGAGGATCTGGCGCGCCGCGTCCGCCGCCAGCCGGCGCAGCTCGAGCGCGCGCCGGCCCTCGGTCTCGAGCGGATCCGCGCCGCCCAGGTGATCGCCGTCGCGGCGGACGGCGAGCGAGGCGATCACCTTCCCCTCGGACACCAGGCGCGCGCGCGCGTTCAGCACCACGTGGAAGGTCGAGCCGGTCACCGACGACGGCAGGCCCTCCCCGGCGCCCACCTCGCCCTCGATCGCCACCGGCGCGTCCGGGCCGGCCGACGCCCCGCGCCGCGCCAGCTCCTCGCGCAGCGCGGCGGTGAGGGCGGCGCCCAGCTCCGGATCGCTCGAGAGGTTCTGGAACGCGCGCACGTGCACGCGCTCCGCGCCGCCGCGCGCGCGGTACGCGTGGGAGAAGCCGTAGCCGCAGCCGGCGGCGAGCGCCGCCAGGCCTGCGAGCAGCACGGCGATCGACCTGCGGGCGTCGCGCGGGCGCCGCACGTCAGGCCACCACGAAGTTGACGAGGCGCTTCGGCACGAAGACCACCTTGCGGACGGTCTTGCCCGCGAGGTGGACCTTCACCTTCTCGTCGGCCTCGGCGAGCGCGCGGACCTCCGCCTCGCCGGCCGCGGCGGGCGCCTGCACCTCGCCGCGGAGCTTCCCGTTCACCTGGACCGCGATGGTCACGGTGTCGGCCACGATCAGCGCCGGATCGAACGGCGGCCAGGGCGCGTCCGCCACCAGGCGCTCGCGCGCGACCGGCCCCATCACCTCGTGCCACAGCTCCTCGGCCACGTGCGGCGCGAACGGCGCCAGCAGCGTCGCGAGCGCGAGCAGCGCCTCGCGCACCGCCGCCCGGTCCGGCTCGGAGGCCGGCTCGAACGCGTAGAGCGCGTTCACCAGCTCCATGAGCGCCGCGATGCTGGTGTTGAACTTGAGATCCGCCTCGAGCCCCTCGGTGACGCGCTTGATGGTCCGGTGGGTGCGCCGCCGCAGCTCGAGCGCCTCGCCGGCCGCCTGGGCGAGCGCGGCCTCCGACGCGTCGAAGCAGGCCTGGCGCGCGAAGTAGATGCGCCACACGCGCGCCAGGAAGCGGAACAGGCCGTCCACCTGCTCGTCGGACCAGTCGATGTCCTTCTCCGGCGGCGCCGCGAACAGCATGAACATGCGCACGGTGTCGGCGCCGAACCTCGACACCATGCCGCCCGGCGCCACCACGTTGCCCCAGCGCTTCGACATCTTGCGCCCGTCGGGCCCGTTCACGATGCCCTGCGTGACCAGCCGCCGCACCGGCTCGTCCTCGTGCACCAGCCCGAGCTCGTGCATGACCCGGTGCCAGAACCGGAAGTAGAGCAGGTGCATCACCGCGTGCTCGGGGCCGCCCACGTACACGTCCACCGGCAGCCAGCGCCGGGCGACCTCCGGGTCGAACGGCCGCGCGTCGTCCCTCGGCGAGAGGTAGCGGGCGTAGTACCAGGACGAGTCCACGAACGTGTCCATGGTCTCCACCTCGCGCCGCGCCGGCTTGCCGCAGCGCGGGCAGGTGGTGTTCACGAACGACGCCACCTTGGCGAGCGGCGGCTCGCCGGTGCCGGTGATGATCGCCTCGGCCGGCAGCACCACCGGCAGGTCCTGCTCCGGCACCGGCACCATCCCGTGCTCGTCGCAGTAGATGATGGGGATGGGCGTGCCCCAGTAGCGCTGGCGCGAGAAGCCCCAGTCGCGCAGGTGCCACCGCACCGTGCCCTGGCCGAAGCCCTTCTCGGCGGCGTGCGCGGACATGCGCGCCCGCGCCTCCGCGGAGGCGAGCCCCGTGAACGGGCCGGAGCCCTCGAGCACGCCGTCCTCGGTGGCGGCCCGGTCGAGCGCGTCGCCGGCCGGGAGCCGCGCGCCCTGCGCCGGCTGGATGACCACGCGCACCGGCAGCCCGTACTTCCGCGCGAACTCGAAGTCGCGCTGGTCGTGCGCCGGGACGCTCATCACCGCGCCGGTGCCGTACTCGGCCAGCACGAAGTTCGCGATCCAGATCGGCACCTGCTCGCCGGTGAACGGGTTCACCGCGAACGCGCCGGTGAACACGCCCTCCTTCGGCGCGCCCTCGCCCGTGCGCTCCACCGCGTCGGTCTTGCGCATGCGCGCGACGAACGCGTCCACCTCGGCGCGGCGCTCCGGCGCGGTGACCTGCGCGACCAGCGGGTGCTCCGGCGCCAGCACCACGTACGTGCAGCCGTAGATCGTGTCGACCCGGGTGGTGAACACCTTCACCGCGGCGCCGCCGGCGGCGAGCGCGAAGTCCACCTCGGCGCCCTCGCTCTTGCCGATCCAGTTGCGCTGCATGGTCGTGACGCGGTCCGGCCAGTCCTT encodes:
- a CDS encoding DUF4388 domain-containing protein produces the protein MALTGTLKDFGIAEILQLIGQQAKSGVLHLESRDDEIHIALADGNVVRAESAGRKARERLGNMLVRAEVISKEELEQGLEVQKRTLRRLGDILVELGFVSQQDLREMTALQTTETVYQLFRWKSGTYAFEPGEVEWDRETVSPLRAESVLMEGFRRVDEWPMIRKRIPSTAMTFERRRALDPDAPAAPRRGGDDVDDAFDALGEEPTERRGEFASLGANERRVFALAIPGRTVERLVDLSRLGEFETCKALTNLLNLGYLEAVAPASRAKAAVGAYAQDWQARLRAGALSVLATVAIAAALAGIAYWVDERGLAWGEPAGAARVRDNAAERFLARYQLERLRGALEVYRLEKGEYPAALGTLVEAGLVDARDLRHPWAEPYHYRRTQAGRFVLLPPVE
- a CDS encoding tetratricopeptide repeat protein; its protein translation is MSTRGTALPTLFAVLAALAAAAPACPRAQVAAPRMVEDGDDAAPEPAPPAQAPAAPAPAPAPTSAASVREAAPAARQAAPSPAAAPPGGEPVAAAPSTVPAPAPASASASASAPASPALARPIAPVRATWDGLLAAWSDRRGALREADPARADAAQRALLAAQRDLAIENLVPMAVAEVRESRRALAANLPAEALARAEAASALAPDLPDGHLARARALFAREPGRPGPVLAALGDALAAAAREPHTARAFEGDLFAAAFAAVLAAAAAVVLVLLARSLRLFLHDFHHLPLLRGSAPVQTGFLALVLIAMPAAFGLGAAAVLAAAALVAWPYLANRERLVVTAALGAVLAMPWAAGEVARLTAWTGSVAERVYELEHGAVSDAEAAQLEAWAPESPAPGPVLAALGRHAKRRGDLDRALRLYREAAAADPRAPELSVNVGNVLFLQGDLDGAKAAYLAAQDQAGGDLVVLGAAHYGLSKLYLRTSEMDKSAAARDKAEHEAGEYLRRHGSDDEFTANHYLVDVPVPPARIAALATSDGTPEAVRRWVRARLMGALPAAAWPWGGAGFLAALWALALLLRRLGPSRACARCGRPACRRCDGGDGEECGQCVNVFARKGVVDARDRLRKEAQVRRHERLARFVTRALSVAGAGAAQVVAGAPVRGALLLAAVLFPVFVIGLWRGVMPPPYPSPYVLAGKLAVAVPLGVIAWTLAVRDAFRRTRS
- the mazG gene encoding nucleoside triphosphate pyrophosphohydrolase, with protein sequence MSRAAEAIDRLLSIMERLRGPGGCPWDREQTLHTLRPYVLEETYEVLEAIDAGDVREHREELGDLLLQVVFQAQLRREEGAFEFADVADAISDKLVSRHPHVFGDAQVKDAEGVLRQWAALKREEKKAKGAGHSVLEGVPREMPALARADRLTEKASRIGFDWPDAGGAREKVREELAELDQAVAGGDRAAVEHELGDALFALANYARKLGVPPEEALRGSLGRFVARFEHVERELERRGVPHGSATLAEMDALWDEAKELERQAKSPGTAPSAGSQRGLGKDGG
- the rpsT gene encoding 30S ribosomal protein S20, with amino-acid sequence MANTASAEKRNRQAQKRRARNVQVRTGVKSAVKKLREAIAKGDPAATQVALKSAEKTIGKAASKGVLHKNAASRKISRLAKAAAKPAAAAK
- the lptE gene encoding LPS assembly lipoprotein LptE; this translates as MRRPRDARRSIAVLLAGLAALAAGCGYGFSHAYRARGGAERVHVRAFQNLSSDPELGAALTAALREELARRGASAGPDAPVAIEGEVGAGEGLPSSVTGSTFHVVLNARARLVSEGKVIASLAVRRDGDHLGGADPLETEGRRALELRRLAADAARQILEGFEDRDERAPAAQGAAGR
- the leuS gene encoding leucine--tRNA ligase, giving the protein MSMNERYEPQSIEPRWQRRWEEAGAFKAGRRPDADTRYVLEMFPYPSGAMHMGHARVYTIGDALARHLRMRGFDVLHPIGFDALGLPAENAAIKDGRHPAERTRENVVSFRAEMKRLGYSFDWERELVTADASYYRWNQWFFLKLLEKGIAYRRQGKVNWCTGCQTVIANEQVVDDNRCERCGSPVVEKIHPEWAFRITAYAQQLLDGLDGLKDWPDRVTTMQRNWIGKSEGAEVDFALAAGGAAVKVFTTRVDTIYGCTYVVLAPEHPLVAQVTAPERRAEVDAFVARMRKTDAVERTGEGAPKEGVFTGAFAVNPFTGEQVPIWIANFVLAEYGTGAVMSVPAHDQRDFEFARKYGLPVRVVIQPAQGARLPAGDALDRAATEDGVLEGSGPFTGLASAEARARMSAHAAEKGFGQGTVRWHLRDWGFSRQRYWGTPIPIIYCDEHGMVPVPEQDLPVVLPAEAIITGTGEPPLAKVASFVNTTCPRCGKPARREVETMDTFVDSSWYYARYLSPRDDARPFDPEVARRWLPVDVYVGGPEHAVMHLLYFRFWHRVMHELGLVHEDEPVRRLVTQGIVNGPDGRKMSKRWGNVVAPGGMVSRFGADTVRMFMLFAAPPEKDIDWSDEQVDGLFRFLARVWRIYFARQACFDASEAALAQAAGEALELRRRTHRTIKRVTEGLEADLKFNTSIAALMELVNALYAFEPASEPDRAAVREALLALATLLAPFAPHVAEELWHEVMGPVARERLVADAPWPPFDPALIVADTVTIAVQVNGKLRGEVQAPAAAGEAEVRALAEADEKVKVHLAGKTVRKVVFVPKRLVNFVVA